The nucleotide window TCTCCCAAAGTCCAATACGGTTACGCCAACGGTTCGGCCAACACGATCCGGCCGACGACGCTCACCTATCCCAACGGGCGGGTGCTGACGTACGATTACGGCGCGGCCGACGGGATGGACGACGCGGCCAGCCGGGTTGCTTCGCTCATCGATGATGATGGCTCAAGTACCCACCTAGTCGATTATTCGTATCTCGGCATGGGAGGCTCCGCCCAATCGGTCGATTCTCCCTTCGGCCAAGGGTTTGTGATTGCCGACTATACGCAGCCTGACACCAAGTGGACGCTTGTCGATCTCTCAAGTTCTAATGACGCCGACACAGGCGACATCTACTCCGGTCTCGACCGTTTCGGACGCGTGAAAGACAACCGTTGGTACGATTATGGTAGCTCCGCCGACGTGGACCGCATCAAGTACGGCTACGACCGCGCGAGCAACCGCACCTGGCGACAAAACGTGGTAGCCAATTCGCTGAGCCAGCCCTTCGACGAGCTAAACCACTACGACGGAGTTCACCGCCTGAAAGAAATGTCGCGAGGTACGCTGAATGCCCAGAAGGATGCCATCACGAACCAATCCATGGCCGAATGCTGGTCATTGGATGCCACCGGCAACTGGCAGAAATACCTGGAGGACACCAACGGCGATGGAACCTGGGACCTGAATCAGACCCGCACATCGAATGATGTGAATGAGATTACCGATATTGCAGAGTTGGTCGGCACTTCCTGGGCAACACCGGCGTACAATCCAGCGGGAGATATGACCACGATACCGCAGCCGAATGACTTAGCTAATTCGTATATGGCAACCTACGATGCTTGGAACCGCTGGGGTGGCCGGCGATGGGAAGCGGAGCCCCTTGTTGCTCCTTCCTTGGGAGGCAACATTCTTCATCCTGCCTGCCGCAGTTGGAAGGATCGGGCCATACGTTTGTTCAACGAGGGATTGGTCAAATGAGCTGGCAAACAGAAAACGACTTCGACGCAGAGAGTACCTGCATCCTGAAAATAACAGAGTATTTCCTGACGGAATACTTTGGGCACTCGGAAAGTGCTTCCTCTGATATGATCGCCGAGTATTTTCGCAGATTCGATATCCCCTATGTCGAGAATTTCATTGCTCATGAGCTATCGTGGGAGTTGGCCATGAGAATCCATTACACGATTGGCCTTGGCGGAGACCGTGGGCTTTTCCCCACCTGGGTAGTGGAGAATAAAATGACACGCACACCAGCTAATGCCCTTGAATACATGAGAAAGCACTATTGGGAAAAATACCCCAATTTCGACTGAAATGGGCCGACTGGACTATTCAACACCGTGCCATGTTATTGAGGGACTGCACTACCTTTTACCCAACCCGAACTCTTATAACTGTGGATCAGAATTTTGGGGCACTTCAGTGGCACTGGCGAATGAAACCTCTCGGTGTGCCACGGTGCCTCTGGCCCGTGTCTGGGGAAGCAGGGATATGGTCCGTCAGCAATCAAGCAGCCCAACCAGGGCAACATGCCCGGGGCACCCGGTCAGGTTCCACGGTTCCACCGAGATACCTCACGCACACCTCCATGGGCCCGCGTGCTTTTCTTGGGCTCGCGTCTTGGATGGCGATTTATGCTTGATTGCGACGTTCGGGGCGTAGGGTGGAAGGTTGACTGCTGGCTGGCTTCCCCTGCCCTGCGTTCGATTTGTGAAGCTGGTTTGTTTGCGTAGACTTTGCCGGTTGCTGAGGGGGCGTGGGCTGGCTGGGGGGTACAGACCAATTGGCCGGAATTTGTGCTACGACTGGCAGAATTGGAAAATTTCCTTCGGTCGGACGGGTCGATCTGCCGAAACACCTTGCTAGGTCAACTTATGTCTATGACCCGAGCGATGGTAGATCGCGCGTGCCGCGGTTGGTAAGCGTCTGCCTGGAAGTGCTCGGAACAGCGCAATACTTTGCCGCGCAATTTCGGGAGAATGCGATGCGTTTGTCAGTCCTTTATTTCGCGTTGGTGTTTGGCGCCTTCGCTGTGCCAGCGACAGGGCTGTCGCAAGAAGGCATGCCGCAAGGCGTTCCTTCCCAGTCCGTTCTGGTGAACTACAATGCCGCCATGCCAGGTCAGGCTTACGGTGGTGCTTATTGCCCTCCGCAGCAACGGCATCATGGGATGTTCCAGCATCACCATCAGCCGAACCTGCCAGGCTATGCCTATCCACAGTACGCCCCGAATCCTAACTTCGGTGCGATGGATTACCCGCGGACGAATGCTCCGGCGGCTTGGCCTTACTCAGGCCCGTTTCATCCGTACCCACAGATTCCACCAGGTTGGAAGAAAGTGGCCTTGGAATGGGACGACGGTTACTGGTACCTCGACTTCAAGTCGGCCCGTAGCCCAAAGCATCACTAATAAGGTGATACCACCGATAGATGAAAAGCCTCCACACCACGTGGGGGCTTTTTTTATGCGCCGATTGATCTTGACTGTTGTTTAAACCGTTGTCGATTCGTCCCTTTTAAGTGTCAAAATCGAAAAAACACTGCCTTTCGGGCCAATCGTTAGCCGAATTAAGGGAAGGCAGGACCGTTGTGATCGGTTTCTGCGCTATTGCTAGACGATCCAGCGGATTGCTAACAGATTTTGGCCCCAGCTGTTCCCAGTAACAAATGGGCCGGATCGGATCGCAGTACGTTAAGCGTGAAGAGAATATTCCTAGGAGGGGGACGATGTCACGTCTATTTCAATTCGCGATGATTGCGGCCATGATGGCCCTGCCCGCGATCGCTATGGGTGGGGATGCAGAAATTACCCAGTCCATCGTGAACCAGCTTAAAGCCAAGAAGTCCGAAGGTAGCCTGAAGGGCTTCAACATTGGCTTGCGAGTCGAGGAAGGAGTCGTTTGGCTGGAAGGCCACGTCTCGAATCCGGCTCAGCATGATGTTGCGGTTGATATCGCACGTCGTGTTTCCGGTGTCCAGCGTGTGGTGGACGGTATCCGGATTGAAGGGGATACGGTCGCCGCTCCTGAATTGGAAGCTCCGGCCGAACCTGTTTCGGCTCCTCGCGAATTGGCTGCCGCCGATTTGACCGAGGAAGCTTTTGAAGAAGTGGCTTTAGAGCCACAAGGCGATTTCAGCTTTTCGCCAGTTCAGCCGGCTAGTGCCGAACGTCCGGCTGCCGACGAAAGCGTGATGGCCAACCAGCCCACGCCTGCCGCTCCGCTGCGTCAGCTTCGTCCGGTTCCGGCATCCGAGCAAGCTCGGCCGATGCCAGCGATGCAGCCTGCTTACCAGGTTGCCGCCAACACCAACGCTCGTGGCAACATGGCTCAGCAGCCCATGGTTGCTCCGCCAGTGTACTATCCGGCCCAGTACGGACAAGGTGGCTACTATCGTCCCGTTCGGTACGATCACCCGCACATGCCTGGCTACGCTTGGCCAGCCTATGCGGCCTACCCGAACTACGCCGCGGTGACCTATCCGCGTCAGTACTCGCCACAAGCTTGGCCTTACATCGGTCCGTTCTATCCTTACCCCCAAGTCCCGCTGGGATGGCGTAAGGTCGAAATGGAATGGAAAGACGGCTGGTGGACGCTCGACTTCAAAGCTCGTCGTCACAACGCCTTCTAGGCAGCGAGGAGAATCGCTTCGCACATTGCTTGCGAACGAAACATCCTCCAGGGGGAGTTCTCTCAGGCCTTCGCCAGTTTTGGCGAAGGCTTTTTTTGTGCTCTTTGCCTGATTTGGCTGGCTTAACAGCCATGCCAGCAAAGTGTGATGCGTTGCTAGCGATGGTATTGCTGGAAATTTCGCGCCAGGCGGAAAAAGCCGCAAGTTTGTTACAGCTTCACACGATAACTAATCAACAGATAAGTGCCCACTTCGTGGAGAGAAGTGGATCTCCGGCGGGTCGAACGAATAGGGGCCCAGCCCTATAAACGCCCTGGAAGCCATTGAGGAAAACGATGAAACGAAGCATTCTGAAGCTCAGCTTGATCTTGGGTGTGGGATTGGCTGCAATTGGTAGCACTGGCTGTACGACCCAAGGCCCTTACCTTGGCCCGCTGCTGTTTCCCATTCCGGTTACCCCGTACTATCAGCAGATGAAGGAAGACCAGTTCCACAACCACGAACGGTACGAGCGAGCCCCAGTCTTGGGCCCACTTGCTCCGGGAGCTCCCCATGTGGCGTTGGATCCTCCGAGCGACGACGAAGTGATGCGGTCGCTGGAACGTTCGCACCCAGTCAACGGCGGCATGCCCTTCCTGCACGAAGTTCAACGTAACAACGTGCGAATCACCAAGGAAAAGATCGCCGACTATGTCGATCCTCCGCGAGTGATGCCCCTGGTTGGTCCGGTTCAACTGCACCACGCTCACTACAAGTGTACCGTTTATTACACCGAAGTGACCCGAGTTGGCTGGCCTTTCCCGCATACCATTCGGGATGAAGACGCCCGCGAAGTGATCTACATCGACCACAACCACTTGCACCGCGTCGGCAACATTCAAGAAGACCTGCCAGGCCCGGTCGGCCCGACCCCCACGGCCCTGTAAGCCGCCTCGGTCCGCCAAACGAAACAACCAAAGCGTCGTATCCAACCTGGGTACGACGCTTTTTTTGTGTTTTCGTTGAATTTATCTTGGCTAAATTGGGCTCCAGATGTTTTATTGATCACCAATTCTGGGGTATAGTAGTCACGATTTTATGAAGAATTACGCTATCAGCCGAGCGATGACGGCTAACAGAAGCCCCGGAATTCGTGGTAAAACACCT belongs to Bremerella cremea and includes:
- a CDS encoding BON domain-containing protein, with protein sequence MSRLFQFAMIAAMMALPAIAMGGDAEITQSIVNQLKAKKSEGSLKGFNIGLRVEEGVVWLEGHVSNPAQHDVAVDIARRVSGVQRVVDGIRIEGDTVAAPELEAPAEPVSAPRELAAADLTEEAFEEVALEPQGDFSFSPVQPASAERPAADESVMANQPTPAAPLRQLRPVPASEQARPMPAMQPAYQVAANTNARGNMAQQPMVAPPVYYPAQYGQGGYYRPVRYDHPHMPGYAWPAYAAYPNYAAVTYPRQYSPQAWPYIGPFYPYPQVPLGWRKVEMEWKDGWWTLDFKARRHNAF